A genomic region of Fodinisporobacter ferrooxydans contains the following coding sequences:
- a CDS encoding carbohydrate ABC transporter permease, translating into MKKKHWKSQFTSSLFVLPYLFLFVVFLLVPILYGIWISFHNWDLLAANHKFVGLQNYVDIFTSSTNIHKKFFQGMWSTIQFVIYSVPLLVILGLLFALLVNALPKRIQGLFRTIYFLPYAISVSVVAVIWLWILDTNSGLLNLLLHKPIPWLTELPYAWVALVLATIWWTIGFNMIIFINALNDVPEDMYEAASLDGANSWQKLIHITLPAIKPILIFVVITSTIASFNVYGQPFLMTRGGPGVATKVLLMNIVDTAFQDRQLGSASAMAILMSLIMIIISIIQFKATNLKKE; encoded by the coding sequence TTGAAAAAGAAACATTGGAAGTCACAATTTACTTCCAGCTTATTTGTCCTCCCATATTTGTTTTTGTTTGTTGTTTTTTTGCTTGTTCCGATCCTGTACGGGATTTGGATTAGTTTTCACAATTGGGATTTGTTGGCTGCCAATCACAAGTTCGTCGGATTGCAAAACTATGTGGATATCTTTACTTCTTCTACAAACATTCACAAGAAGTTTTTCCAGGGAATGTGGAGTACGATCCAATTCGTCATCTACTCCGTACCCTTGTTGGTGATTCTGGGACTTTTGTTTGCGTTGCTGGTAAACGCTTTGCCAAAACGGATCCAAGGATTGTTTCGAACCATTTACTTTTTACCGTATGCAATCTCCGTTTCTGTCGTAGCCGTCATTTGGCTGTGGATTCTTGACACAAATAGCGGCTTGCTGAACTTGCTTTTGCACAAACCAATTCCTTGGTTAACGGAATTGCCCTATGCATGGGTAGCTCTGGTTCTTGCCACGATCTGGTGGACCATCGGTTTTAATATGATCATTTTTATTAATGCCCTGAATGATGTACCGGAAGACATGTATGAAGCAGCTTCTTTGGATGGGGCGAACAGTTGGCAAAAGTTGATTCACATTACGCTTCCCGCAATAAAGCCGATTCTAATCTTTGTGGTAATCACGTCAACAATTGCTTCTTTCAACGTGTATGGCCAACCATTTTTAATGACACGGGGAGGTCCTGGCGTTGCCACAAAAGTTTTATTGATGAATATTGTTGACACAGCATTTCAAGACAGACAGTTAGGGTCTGCCTCAGCCATGGCAATTCTGATGTCTTTGATTATGATCATTATTTCGATTATTCAATTCAAAGCAACAAATCTAAAGAAGGAGTAG
- a CDS encoding carbohydrate ABC transporter permease produces MNNTKKGLLIVIAIAIAVLFLLPLLWMLSTSFKNDFEAISANIHWIPQQFTFKNYTYSLSGDNSDVPVLRWIFNSVFVGVAGTILVVAVDAMAAYGLARLDVPFKKFLFPIFISTLMIPWVVTFLPMYMEFSDFNLLNSYAALILPYTGNAFGVFLMYQFFRSFPNELEEAGHLDGANKWQIFLKIALPSAKPMLWTLAIFTFMSIYNDFLWPLVATSSPDMRTISTGIAIMQQGTFVSSFGKLMALTSIATVPIMIVFLIGQKYFIKGVTQSGIK; encoded by the coding sequence GTGAACAACACGAAAAAAGGTCTTCTGATCGTAATCGCCATTGCTATTGCGGTGCTGTTTTTACTTCCTTTGCTGTGGATGTTATCTACCTCTTTTAAAAATGATTTTGAGGCGATCTCCGCCAATATCCACTGGATTCCGCAACAATTTACGTTTAAAAACTATACGTATTCCTTGTCAGGCGACAATTCGGACGTTCCGGTCCTGCGCTGGATTTTCAACTCGGTGTTTGTGGGAGTAGCCGGTACGATTCTGGTTGTCGCCGTCGATGCAATGGCGGCATATGGATTGGCACGCTTGGATGTGCCGTTCAAAAAATTCTTATTTCCAATTTTCATTAGTACACTTATGATCCCATGGGTGGTTACGTTCTTGCCGATGTATATGGAATTTAGCGATTTTAATTTGTTGAATTCATATGCCGCTCTCATCTTGCCATATACAGGGAATGCATTTGGCGTATTTTTGATGTACCAGTTTTTCCGTTCATTTCCCAATGAATTGGAAGAGGCGGGCCATTTGGATGGTGCGAACAAGTGGCAAATCTTCTTGAAAATTGCTCTTCCTTCGGCAAAACCGATGCTGTGGACATTGGCAATTTTTACATTTATGAGCATTTACAATGACTTTCTATGGCCGCTTGTCGCTACAAGTTCCCCGGACATGCGAACCATTTCAACCGGAATTGCGATTATGCAGCAAGGGACATTTGTCTCCTCATTCGGAAAATTGATGGCATTGACAAGCATTGCAACAGTACCGATTATGATCGTATTTCTCATCGGACAAAAGTATTTTATTAAAGGTGTTACACAATCAGGAATCAAGTAG
- a CDS encoding glycoside hydrolase family 2 protein gives MNQPRNEYPRPQFQRKEWLNLNGSWDFAFDDQNIGIQEKWYLQFPNALEIQVPFAYQTKLSGIFDPTFHDVIWYKRSINVPGAWNGKEILLHFGAVDYRAWVYVNGQLVKYHEGGNVPFHANITDLLKKDGNEVAVRVEDPSTDETIPRGKQYWHEQSESIFYTRTSGIWQTVWLEPVESCRIDQVKFTPDIDTGDITVECNVRLPIRPVASSASRLTLETLIYFQDQLIVANHSTVLEPYTKQTYHLRNRRIDRSNAHGPGWYWSPEAPNLFRVVFQLRNDDRVLDEVESYFGMRKISVENGQILLNNKPYYMKLVLDQGYFPDGLLTAPSDDDLKRDIELAKEMGFNGARKHQKVEDPRYLYWADRLGFLVWGEMANCVEFSEDAIRRLTTEWIEVVERDYNHPSLVAWVPINESWGVSRILLDPRQQSHATALYYLTKSLDTTRLVMSNDGWEHTFSDLCTIHNYQDAEKMKQAYKSIDSSISTTPAGRMIYAQGYAYRGEPILITEYGGIAYQVDQTNGWGYSAVNSAEELVEAYRAVTEALFESPVLQGFCYTQLTDVEQEINGLLTYDRKPKCDLAKIKEINDRVK, from the coding sequence ATGAATCAGCCTAGAAATGAATATCCCCGTCCGCAGTTTCAGCGTAAAGAGTGGTTGAATTTAAACGGAAGCTGGGATTTTGCGTTTGACGATCAAAATATCGGGATTCAAGAAAAATGGTATCTGCAATTCCCGAATGCTTTAGAAATCCAAGTCCCTTTTGCTTATCAGACGAAACTCAGCGGGATTTTTGATCCTACATTTCACGATGTGATTTGGTACAAACGTTCAATTAATGTTCCTGGCGCTTGGAATGGCAAAGAAATTCTTTTGCACTTTGGCGCGGTGGACTATCGTGCTTGGGTGTATGTAAACGGTCAACTTGTAAAGTATCACGAAGGTGGCAATGTGCCGTTTCATGCAAATATTACAGACTTGTTGAAAAAGGACGGGAATGAGGTTGCCGTTCGGGTAGAGGACCCTTCAACTGATGAGACAATTCCACGCGGAAAGCAATATTGGCATGAGCAATCGGAATCGATTTTTTATACAAGGACCTCCGGCATTTGGCAAACCGTTTGGCTGGAACCTGTAGAGTCCTGCAGGATTGATCAGGTGAAATTCACCCCGGATATTGACACTGGAGATATCACCGTCGAATGCAATGTACGTTTGCCGATTCGTCCAGTTGCGTCTTCGGCAAGTCGGCTTACATTGGAAACGCTGATTTATTTTCAAGATCAATTGATAGTTGCAAACCATTCCACAGTTCTTGAACCATATACGAAACAAACATATCATCTCCGTAATCGGCGTATCGATCGCAGCAACGCACATGGACCTGGCTGGTATTGGTCGCCGGAAGCTCCGAATCTGTTTCGCGTGGTATTTCAATTGCGCAATGACGATCGTGTACTGGATGAAGTGGAAAGTTACTTCGGCATGCGGAAAATCTCTGTGGAAAACGGTCAAATTCTGTTAAACAACAAACCATACTATATGAAACTTGTGTTGGATCAAGGGTATTTTCCGGACGGTCTATTAACTGCCCCATCGGATGATGATTTAAAAAGGGATATTGAATTGGCCAAGGAAATGGGATTCAACGGCGCACGCAAGCATCAAAAGGTAGAAGATCCGCGATATCTATACTGGGCAGACCGGCTTGGATTCTTAGTCTGGGGAGAAATGGCCAATTGCGTGGAGTTTAGTGAAGACGCCATTCGCCGTTTGACGACAGAATGGATCGAAGTTGTAGAGCGGGATTACAACCATCCTTCACTCGTAGCTTGGGTTCCCATTAACGAAAGTTGGGGGGTATCGCGCATTCTCCTCGATCCAAGGCAGCAAAGTCACGCAACAGCCCTGTACTATCTGACAAAATCCCTGGATACGACGCGGTTGGTGATGTCAAATGACGGCTGGGAACATACATTTTCAGATTTATGTACCATTCACAACTATCAAGATGCCGAAAAAATGAAGCAAGCCTATAAATCAATAGACTCTTCGATTTCTACAACACCTGCCGGACGCATGATTTACGCACAAGGGTATGCCTATCGTGGGGAACCTATCCTCATCACCGAATATGGCGGAATCGCCTATCAAGTCGATCAAACAAACGGCTGGGGCTACTCTGCCGTGAATTCCGCAGAAGAATTGGTGGAAGCTTATCGTGCCGTTACGGAAGCGTTATTCGAAAGCCCTGTGCTGCAAGGCTTCTGCTACACGCAATTGACAGACGTGGAACAAGAAATTAACGGGCTTTTGACGTATGACCGCAAACCAAAATGCGATCTGGCAAAAATAAAAGAAATTAATGATCGTGTGAAATAA
- a CDS encoding ABC transporter permease, which produces MSTQIEKTLGNFRQTASMSARGHERILGMIQKRGAIAILVLVIIIASFSFPGFFSVTNLETIFLQSSFLGLIVVGQTLVIITGGIDLTVGSLVAFSSVAAALLVPVSWSLGIIVPILLGAIIGMINGFLIAKARMAPFIVTLAGLLGVSGLALALSNQQDISINSTTFSWIGQGLIGDIGVPVFFMVAAYLIGAVVLNYTKFGHAIFAIGGNEESARLMGVSVNRVKIITYTISGALASLAGVLLASELSAGQPTLGTGWELNSISAVVVGGTLLTGGSGTISGSFAGVLLLGVLQDIINQAGNLGTYAQQVLSGAFIVAVVLLQAYLTRKRRRKGKLTTSKYNI; this is translated from the coding sequence ATGTCTACTCAGATTGAGAAAACTCTTGGGAACTTTAGGCAAACAGCATCGATGTCTGCAAGAGGACATGAACGTATTTTGGGAATGATACAAAAACGTGGTGCAATTGCTATTCTTGTTTTAGTTATAATTATAGCCTCATTTTCATTTCCGGGATTTTTTTCAGTAACGAATTTAGAAACAATTTTCTTACAGAGTTCTTTTCTAGGATTAATTGTGGTTGGTCAGACCCTTGTAATTATTACAGGTGGTATTGATCTCACGGTTGGATCCCTAGTGGCATTTTCCTCAGTTGCTGCTGCACTTTTAGTGCCTGTTTCCTGGTCGTTAGGAATCATTGTACCGATTTTACTTGGTGCAATCATTGGGATGATTAATGGATTTCTTATTGCAAAGGCCAGAATGGCGCCGTTTATTGTTACGCTTGCTGGATTGCTTGGTGTGAGTGGTCTTGCACTTGCTTTATCCAATCAGCAGGATATTTCGATTAATTCTACTACGTTTTCCTGGATAGGGCAGGGACTAATTGGTGACATTGGTGTTCCAGTATTTTTTATGGTGGCAGCCTATTTAATTGGTGCTGTTGTATTAAATTATACTAAATTCGGACATGCTATTTTTGCAATTGGTGGAAATGAAGAGTCAGCTAGATTAATGGGAGTTTCCGTGAATCGTGTTAAAATTATCACTTATACCATTAGTGGTGCTTTAGCTTCACTGGCTGGTGTTTTACTTGCATCGGAGTTGTCTGCTGGCCAACCCACATTAGGCACTGGTTGGGAGTTAAATTCAATTTCTGCTGTTGTCGTTGGTGGAACATTGCTTACCGGTGGCTCTGGTACAATAAGTGGCTCTTTTGCAGGAGTTCTATTACTTGGTGTTTTACAAGACATAATCAATCAGGCTGGAAATTTGGGTACTTATGCTCAGCAGGTGCTAAGCGGAGCGTTCATAGTTGCTGTCGTTTTACTTCAAGCTTATCTCACACGAAAGCGTAGGAGGAAAGGAAAGTTGACAACGTCGAAATATAACATTTAA
- a CDS encoding ABC transporter permease: protein MNNIAAQSPSRQGAVIIDWIQHQGVYIAFGLLLLINLIFTPHFASMNSLITQVIEVVPVLIVSLGMALVIGTEGIDLSVGAIMGLTSAVVSMSIGLGWLTAILISLVVGALCGLFSGAVIAFTGVQPIIVTLGLLVGLRGLGQMLVGGQQVKITNMIFLGLGQHKVLGVPEQTFIAVFCIAIIWFLLKRTTFGKYVIAIGSNRKASFLVGYPIRSTLLLVYIISGVLSACAGVIETARVSFSDPSNIGLLMELNAITAVVVGGTPLTGGRIRLLGTIIGALIMQLLDSTFIMNNLPNTWAEIMEAIIILLAVYIQRGRGSN from the coding sequence ATGAATAATATAGCTGCGCAGTCCCCATCACGGCAAGGGGCAGTAATAATTGATTGGATACAACATCAAGGTGTCTACATTGCATTCGGGTTATTGCTTCTGATTAACCTAATATTTACCCCTCACTTTGCTTCGATGAACTCCTTGATAACACAGGTTATAGAAGTTGTACCTGTTCTCATTGTTTCTCTTGGGATGGCTTTGGTTATTGGTACAGAAGGAATTGATCTTTCTGTCGGTGCAATAATGGGATTAACTTCAGCTGTTGTGTCTATGAGCATTGGATTAGGCTGGTTGACGGCGATATTAATCTCTTTAGTTGTCGGTGCCCTGTGCGGACTATTTAGTGGTGCGGTGATTGCATTTACTGGAGTACAGCCTATAATCGTAACACTTGGTCTTCTAGTTGGTTTACGGGGATTAGGCCAAATGCTTGTAGGTGGTCAGCAGGTTAAAATTACAAACATGATTTTTCTGGGCTTAGGACAACATAAAGTACTCGGCGTTCCTGAACAAACATTTATTGCAGTTTTTTGCATTGCAATTATTTGGTTTTTGCTTAAACGTACTACATTTGGTAAATACGTTATTGCAATTGGTAGTAATCGTAAAGCAAGTTTCCTCGTTGGATACCCAATCCGTAGTACTTTACTGTTAGTGTATATTATTAGTGGTGTGCTATCAGCTTGCGCAGGCGTTATCGAAACAGCAAGAGTGTCTTTTAGTGATCCATCAAATATTGGGCTTTTAATGGAATTAAATGCAATAACGGCCGTAGTTGTTGGTGGTACGCCTTTAACAGGTGGACGTATTCGATTACTAGGTACAATTATTGGTGCTCTTATCATGCAGTTACTTGATTCTACCTTTATTATGAATAACCTTCCAAATACGTGGGCGGAAATTATGGAGGCTATCATTATTCTACTCGCTGTATACATTCAAAGAGGGAGGGGATCCAACTGA
- a CDS encoding sugar ABC transporter ATP-binding protein, which translates to MAQMKHILQMNNVTKRFPGVLALDNATFSLQPGEVHALIGENGAGKSTLIKILTGVYQPDSGQIIYDGKQVMFNTPGDAQKAGISTIYQEVNLIPLFSVAQNIFLGREPRSRLGLIDFKRMNQEAATILERLGIYVDLTQPIKNLGLGVQQMVAIARAVSVNARVVIMDEPTSSLDAQEVSVLFRVVNQLREQGIGIIFVSHRLDELYEICETITVMRDGKVVRTGRIRDIPKVELISLMLGRELIETKHDVSKSKSSECRTSQPVLSVRGLKRENVLNDVSFDVHPGEVLGLAGLLGSGRTETVKAIFGADPVDSGTIEVSGIETKMRSPASAIKYGIALLSEDRKSEGILPNLSIRENIIAAVRPHLAKGGLVSKDKEDEIVEMFIKRLNIKASSPEQPVRELSGGNQQKVLLARWLAINPKLLILDDPTRGIDVGAKAEVQKLIQNLAKQQFGIILISSDTDEVLDGSDRLVVLREGTTIGEADSDSITEGDLMNMLAGSVQTGVASNE; encoded by the coding sequence ATGGCTCAAATGAAACATATTCTCCAAATGAATAACGTAACGAAGAGATTTCCAGGAGTCCTAGCACTCGATAATGCAACTTTTTCCCTCCAGCCGGGCGAAGTACACGCATTGATAGGTGAGAATGGTGCAGGGAAATCGACCCTTATAAAGATATTGACTGGTGTTTATCAACCAGATTCCGGACAGATAATATACGATGGAAAACAGGTTATGTTTAATACTCCGGGCGATGCTCAGAAAGCTGGTATAAGTACCATTTATCAAGAGGTGAATTTAATTCCACTTTTCAGTGTTGCCCAAAATATTTTTCTCGGACGTGAGCCCCGCTCACGTCTGGGATTAATTGACTTCAAACGAATGAATCAAGAAGCGGCTACAATTCTTGAACGGTTAGGAATCTACGTTGATTTAACCCAGCCTATAAAAAATCTAGGTTTAGGAGTTCAACAAATGGTGGCTATCGCAAGAGCTGTGTCAGTCAATGCACGTGTTGTTATTATGGATGAACCGACTTCATCTCTTGACGCCCAGGAAGTATCAGTTCTTTTCCGGGTTGTAAATCAGCTACGTGAACAAGGAATAGGCATCATATTTGTAAGTCATAGACTTGACGAACTTTATGAGATTTGTGAGACAATCACCGTAATGCGTGACGGGAAAGTGGTTCGAACAGGTAGAATACGGGACATACCTAAGGTTGAACTCATTTCTCTAATGTTAGGTCGTGAACTTATTGAGACTAAACATGATGTTTCAAAATCCAAATCAAGTGAATGTCGAACGAGTCAGCCAGTTTTATCCGTGCGCGGATTAAAAAGGGAGAATGTACTAAATGATGTTTCATTTGATGTGCATCCAGGAGAAGTACTTGGGTTAGCTGGGCTGTTAGGCTCAGGAAGAACTGAAACAGTGAAAGCGATTTTTGGCGCAGATCCTGTAGACTCGGGAACGATTGAAGTGAGCGGAATAGAAACAAAAATGCGGTCGCCCGCCTCGGCGATTAAATATGGTATCGCCTTGTTAAGTGAAGATCGTAAATCAGAAGGAATTCTTCCAAATCTATCGATTCGAGAAAATATTATTGCCGCTGTACGTCCTCATTTAGCTAAGGGTGGCTTAGTTTCAAAAGATAAAGAAGATGAAATCGTCGAAATGTTCATAAAAAGATTAAATATTAAAGCATCAAGCCCTGAACAGCCTGTTCGTGAGTTATCAGGAGGGAATCAACAAAAGGTTTTACTAGCACGTTGGCTAGCTATTAATCCAAAACTCTTAATTCTTGATGATCCCACCCGGGGTATAGACGTTGGTGCAAAGGCAGAGGTTCAAAAACTTATTCAGAACTTGGCAAAACAACAATTTGGGATTATTCTTATCTCTTCCGATACAGATGAGGTTTTGGATGGATCGGATCGATTGGTTGTTTTGAGAGAAGGAACAACTATTGGGGAAGCGGATAGCGATTCTATTACAGAAGGTGATTTGATGAACATGCTAGCTGGGAGTGTACAGACGGGGGTGGCGAGTAATGAATAA
- a CDS encoding ABC transporter substrate-binding protein, which yields MNKTKRLFTFMLIPVMTMFTVACGATGGSQATQSNATSSGTTSKLTLQNAVVGFSQSQSEINPFRAVETQSIKSEAQKLGVKKLFVTNAQGDVSKQVSDVEDMIAQGVNILIITPESFNGLTPALNAAKSHHIPVFLIDSMSSGKAGVDYVTFLGSDFYKQAQRAADGLVQATGGNANIAVLTGPSGDFVTTQRTNGFTDYMKKHPGMKIVATQPANFIQSKAQDVMQQMLLANPNINAVYAENDTMALGAISAIQAAGKTPGKDVKIVSIDGIKQVVKDVVSGQVYADVETNPRFGPLVFDAIKKYLAGESLPAQIVSDDQLYTKANAQKALDDGQAY from the coding sequence ATGAATAAGACTAAAAGATTATTTACATTTATGTTGATACCAGTAATGACGATGTTCACCGTTGCCTGTGGTGCTACTGGTGGGAGTCAGGCGACTCAGTCTAACGCAACATCAAGTGGAACTACGAGCAAACTTACACTTCAAAATGCGGTCGTTGGTTTTTCACAGTCACAGAGCGAAATTAATCCGTTTCGTGCGGTTGAAACACAATCTATTAAGAGTGAAGCTCAAAAATTGGGTGTTAAAAAGTTATTTGTTACGAATGCACAGGGGGATGTCTCTAAGCAAGTATCTGATGTGGAGGATATGATAGCACAGGGTGTAAACATTTTAATTATTACACCGGAGAGTTTTAATGGATTGACCCCTGCTTTAAACGCTGCCAAATCTCATCATATTCCTGTATTTCTTATCGATAGCATGTCTTCCGGAAAAGCCGGTGTTGATTATGTAACTTTCTTGGGGTCAGACTTCTATAAGCAAGCGCAAAGAGCGGCAGATGGACTTGTTCAGGCAACGGGAGGAAATGCTAATATTGCCGTCTTAACGGGGCCTTCTGGAGATTTTGTTACTACACAACGAACAAACGGATTTACAGATTACATGAAGAAACATCCAGGTATGAAAATTGTGGCTACACAACCGGCTAATTTTATTCAATCTAAAGCACAAGATGTCATGCAACAAATGTTATTAGCTAATCCGAACATTAATGCAGTTTATGCAGAAAATGATACTATGGCTTTAGGAGCGATTTCTGCCATACAAGCTGCGGGTAAAACTCCTGGTAAAGATGTAAAAATTGTATCCATTGATGGCATTAAGCAAGTGGTAAAAGATGTTGTATCAGGCCAGGTATATGCAGATGTTGAAACCAATCCGCGGTTTGGTCCACTTGTTTTTGATGCTATTAAGAAATACTTAGCTGGCGAATCTCTACCAGCACAAATAGTAAGTGATGATCAACTGTATACCAAAGCGAATGCTCAAAAAGCTTTAGATGATGGTCAAGCATATTAA
- a CDS encoding glucose 1-dehydrogenase, with amino-acid sequence MSKPLSGKVAVVTGGGQGIGRAISLRLARDGADVAVLDLKEENAAAVAKEIRELGQKSMSLQVDVRDREAVRSVIDQVIAEFGKIDRLVNNAGVGIFNPIFEITEQELDLQFDVNVKGLFFALQAAAEHMVKRGTGKIVNLASQAGRRGEDMALSYCMSKAAVISVTQSAALALAPHKINVNAVAPGVVDTPFWVEVDKKFAKLRGLPEGEPKRQAVAAIPLGRIEQPEDVANVVAFLCGPDSDYMTGQTVNVDGGNVLS; translated from the coding sequence ATGAGTAAACCATTAAGCGGAAAAGTAGCAGTTGTAACAGGTGGGGGTCAAGGTATTGGTCGGGCAATCAGTTTAAGGCTCGCCCGGGATGGTGCTGATGTAGCGGTTTTGGATCTTAAGGAAGAAAATGCTGCGGCGGTCGCCAAAGAAATTCGCGAGTTAGGGCAAAAATCAATGAGTTTGCAAGTAGATGTACGAGATCGAGAAGCAGTACGTTCGGTAATTGATCAGGTTATAGCCGAGTTTGGAAAGATTGACCGTCTCGTTAATAATGCTGGAGTAGGTATTTTTAATCCGATTTTTGAGATTACCGAACAAGAATTGGATCTTCAATTTGATGTAAATGTAAAAGGATTATTCTTCGCTTTGCAGGCAGCAGCAGAACATATGGTGAAACGAGGTACGGGCAAAATTGTAAACTTGGCTTCTCAGGCTGGACGCCGAGGGGAAGACATGGCATTGTCCTATTGCATGAGTAAAGCAGCAGTGATTAGTGTTACACAGTCAGCGGCACTAGCTTTAGCACCACATAAAATCAATGTAAATGCTGTAGCTCCTGGCGTAGTAGATACCCCATTTTGGGTAGAAGTCGATAAGAAATTTGCAAAATTAAGAGGATTGCCTGAAGGAGAGCCAAAACGTCAGGCTGTTGCAGCAATTCCATTAGGACGAATCGAACAACCCGAAGATGTAGCGAATGTTGTTGCGTTCCTTTGTGGTCCGGATTCTGACTATATGACTGGTCAAACAGTAAACGTTGACGGTGGAAATGTTCTTAGCTAA
- a CDS encoding aldehyde dehydrogenase family protein produces MIINGQYRDARNGETIPVYNPASMEVIDSVPLASAEDVEEALDHAQKGKVVWAKTPIHKRSEILIRFSELLQVHRAELADTLCREVGKTLEQAGLEIDTGTRLFRGFAEKVKSLYGQTVPLDSQAGLERDVLLTRHEPIGVLAGILPFNFPIDLFSHKVAPALAAGNAVIIKPALEAPLTVIKVTELLHEAGVPGNVMQVITGDGQLVGDILAGSPKVDLISFTGSTNTGIKVAQNGAKHLSRVFLELGGNDPLIVFDDADLDEAVQHAVVGRTWANGQCCCANKRLIVQQSVMDEFTHKLLKAIAEYTVGNPLDQTTKVGPLITEKAANTVKQQVEQTVQAGAQVLYGGERFGQCFYSPTVLGNVTPDMEVARDMEIFGPVFPLISFTTDEEAIQIANNSIYGLNGSVFTKNINRAINASFGIQSGVISVNGSGLYRPDAAQFGGYKMSGLGREGLTITLEEMTQVKTVVLRNALNIQ; encoded by the coding sequence ATGATTATAAATGGCCAATATCGAGATGCGCGTAACGGAGAGACAATACCTGTATACAACCCGGCTTCGATGGAAGTTATTGATTCAGTACCATTAGCTTCGGCAGAAGATGTTGAAGAGGCATTGGATCATGCGCAAAAAGGTAAAGTTGTTTGGGCAAAAACACCGATACATAAACGATCGGAAATTTTAATCCGGTTTTCTGAATTATTGCAAGTACATCGTGCGGAGTTAGCGGATACTTTATGTCGCGAAGTAGGAAAAACACTTGAGCAGGCAGGGCTTGAAATTGATACCGGAACTCGTTTGTTCCGCGGTTTTGCCGAAAAAGTAAAGTCCTTGTACGGACAGACAGTACCGTTAGATTCTCAAGCAGGGCTCGAGCGCGACGTATTGTTGACTCGTCACGAGCCGATTGGTGTATTGGCCGGAATCTTGCCTTTCAACTTTCCAATTGACCTTTTTTCGCACAAAGTAGCTCCGGCGTTAGCTGCAGGAAATGCGGTCATTATCAAGCCGGCATTAGAAGCGCCTTTGACTGTGATTAAAGTAACCGAGCTGCTGCATGAAGCTGGAGTGCCAGGCAACGTGATGCAAGTAATCACGGGTGATGGTCAACTGGTTGGTGACATTCTAGCTGGCAGTCCGAAAGTTGATCTTATCAGTTTCACTGGAAGTACGAATACTGGTATTAAAGTAGCACAAAATGGCGCAAAACATTTGTCACGAGTATTTCTTGAATTAGGTGGCAATGACCCGTTAATCGTGTTTGACGATGCTGATCTCGATGAAGCAGTGCAACATGCTGTAGTTGGCCGTACATGGGCAAACGGTCAATGTTGCTGTGCAAATAAACGTTTGATTGTTCAGCAATCTGTAATGGATGAATTTACACATAAATTGTTGAAAGCTATTGCTGAATATACTGTGGGAAATCCACTTGATCAAACAACCAAGGTTGGTCCATTAATTACCGAAAAAGCTGCGAATACTGTCAAACAACAGGTGGAACAAACCGTTCAAGCAGGCGCACAAGTATTATACGGTGGCGAACGATTTGGCCAATGCTTTTATTCACCTACAGTTTTGGGGAATGTTACACCGGATATGGAAGTAGCAAGGGATATGGAGATATTCGGACCGGTTTTTCCGCTTATCAGCTTCACAACAGATGAAGAAGCGATTCAAATTGCAAATAACTCCATTTATGGACTCAATGGTTCCGTCTTTACGAAAAATATCAATCGCGCGATCAATGCATCATTTGGGATTCAATCAGGAGTTATATCCGTAAACGGATCTGGGTTGTACCGCCCAGATGCAGCGCAGTTTGGCGGATATAAGATGAGTGGACTTGGTCGTGAAGGTTTAACGATTACACTCGAGGAAATGACGCAAGTAAAAACTGTTGTATTACGGAATGCTCTCAACATTCAATAA